A DNA window from Vigna angularis cultivar LongXiaoDou No.4 chromosome 1, ASM1680809v1, whole genome shotgun sequence contains the following coding sequences:
- the LOC108322725 gene encoding beta-galactosidase isoform X1 encodes MENLPKGFFYTLLLFLWVCAVTASVTYDHKAIIVNGQRRILISGSIHYPRSTPEMWPDLIQKAKDGGLDVIQTYVFWNGHEPSPGKYYFEDRYDLVKFIKVVQQAGLYLHLRIGPFVCAEWNFGGFPVWLKYVPGIAFRTDNEPFKAAMRNFTEKIVNMMKAEKLFQTQGGPIIMSQIENEFGPVEWEIGAPGKAYAQWAAQMAVGLDTGVPWIMCKQEDAPDPVINTCNGYYCENFTPNKEYKPKMWTENWSGWYTEFGGAVPRRPAEDMAFSVARFVQNGGSFVNYYMFHGGTNFDRTSGGPFIATSYDYDGLLDEYGLLNEPKWGHLRDLHKAIKLCEPALVSVDPNVTWPGQNLEVHVFKTSGTCAAFLGNYDTKSSATVTFGNGKYDLPPWSISILPDCKTEVFNTARVGAQSSLLKMTAVNTAFDWQSYNEEPASSNEDDPLTAYALWEQINITRDSTDYLWYMTDVNIDANEGFIKRGQSPVLTVMSAGHALHVFINGQLSGTVYGGLEFPKLTYSDRVKLRVGNNKLSLLSIAVGLPNVGIHFETWNAGVLGPVTLNGLNEGTRDLSKQKWSYKIGLKGEALNLNTVSGSSSVEWVEGSLLAKKQPLTWYKTTFSTPAGNDPLALDMISMGKGQVWINGKSIGRHWPGYIARGGCGECSYAGTYTEKKCQTNCGEPSQRWYHFPRSWLNPSGNYLVVFEEWGGDPSGISLVKRTTASVCSDIYEGQPTLKNRQMLASGKINRPKAHLWCPPGLKISQIKFASYGLPQGTCGNYREGSCHAHRSYDAPEKNCIGKQSCSVTVAAEVFGGDPCPGTPKKLSLEALCS; translated from the exons ATGGAGAATTTACCAAAGGGTTTTTTTTATACCCTGCTGTTATTTTTGTGGGTTTGTGCAGTCACAGCCTCTGTGACCTATGATCACAAAGCCATTATTGTTAATGGGCAGAGAAGAATTTTGATCTCAGGCTCCATCCACTATCCAAGAAGCACACCTGAG ATGTGGCCAGACCTTATTCAAAAGGCCAAAGATGGAGGCTTAGATGTCATTCAAACATATGTGTTTTGGAATGGACACGAACCTTCTCCTGGAAAG TATTATTTCGAGGATAGATACGACCTGGTTAAGTTCATCAAGGTGGTGCAGCAGGCTGGTCTCTATCTTCATCTCCGTATTGGTCCCTTCGTATGTGCTGAGTGGAACTTTGG GGGGTTTCCTGTTTGGCTCAAGTATGTTCCGGGAATTGCTTTCAGAACAGACAATGAACCTTTTAAG GCGGCAATGCGAAATTTTACTGAGAAGATTGTGAACATGATGAAGGCGGAGAAATTGTTCCAGACTCAGGGAGGTCCTATAATTATGTCACAG ATAGAAAACGAATTTGGACCAGTGGAGTGGGAAATTGGTGCTCCTGGAAAAGCTTATGCCCAATGGGCTGCTCAAATGGCTGTGGGTTTAGATACTGGTGTCCCCTGGATTATGTGCAAGCAAGAAGATGCTCCGGATCCTGTT ATTAACACCTGCAATGGATACTACTGTGAAAACTTCACTCCTAACAAGGAGTACAAACCCAAAATGTGGACAGAGAACTGGAGTGGCTG GTACACTGAGTTTGGTGGCGCGGTTCCTCGTAGACCTGCAGAAGACATGGCCTTCTCAGTTGCAAGATTCGTACAGAATGGTGGTTCATTTGTTAATTACTACATG TTCCATGGAGGAACTAACTTTGATCGGACATCAGGTGGCCCCTTTATTGCCACCAGCTATGACTATGATGGTCTCCTTGATGAATACG GACTTTTAAATGAGCCAAAATGGGGGCATTTGAGGGATTTGCATAAAGCAATAAAGCTGTGTGAGCCAGCTTTAGTGTCTGTAGATCCCAATGTGACATGGCCTGGTCAAAACCTTGAG GTACATGTGTTCAAGACTTCTGGTACTTGTGCTGCATTCCTAGGAAACTATGACACCAAATCTTCCGCTACAGTTACATttggaaatggaaaatatgACCTACCACCTTGGTCTATCAGCATCCTTCCTGATTGCAAAACTGAAGTTTTCAACACTGCAAGA GTTGGTGCTCAAAGCTCTCTGCTGAAGATGACTGCTGTGAACACTGCATTTGATTGGCAGTCATACAATGAAGAGCCAGCATCGTCCAATGAAGATGATCCCTTAACAGCATATGCACTCTGGGAGCAGATTAATATCACCCGAGATTCCACAGATTATTTGTGGTATATGACAGA TGTCAATATTGATGCAAATGAAGGTTTTATAAAGAGAGGACAATCTCCTGTTCTTACCGTGATGTCAGCTGGCCATGCTTTGCATGTTTTCATCAATGGTCAACTTTCAG GTACTGTGTATGGAGGATTGGAGTTCCCTAAATTAACATATAGTGACAGAGTGAAGCTGAGGGTTGGCAATAATAAGCTATCTTTACTAAGTATTGCCGTCGGTCTCCCG AATGTTGGGATTCACTTTGAGACATGGAATGCTGGGGTGTTAGGCCCAGTCACACTAAATGGTCTAAATGAGGGGACTAGAGACTTGTCTAAACAGAAATGGTCTTACAAG ATTGGTCTCAAGGGAGAAGCCTTAAACCTTAACACTGTAAGTGGGAGTAGCTCAGTTGAATGGGTAGAAGGATCATTATTGGCTAAAAAACAGCCTTTGACATGGTACAAG ACAACTTTTAGCACACCAGCAGGCAATGATCCATTGGCTCTGGACATGATTAGCATGGGAAAGGGCCAAGTATGGATAAATGGTAAAAGCATTGGACGCCATTGGCCTGGATATATAGCACGCGGTGGTTGTGGGGAATGTTCCTACGCTGGAACTTACACTGAGAAAAAATGCCAGACAAACTGTGGAGAGCCCTCCCAGAGATG GTACCATTTTCCTCGGTCGTGGCTGAACCCAAGTGGGAACTACCTGGTTGTGTTTGAAGAATGGGGAGGAGACCCTAGTGGAATTTCTTTGGTGAAAAGAACAACAGCAAGTGTTTGTTCTGATATATATGAAGGGCAACCAACTCTTAAGAACAGGCAGATGCTGGCCAGTGGCAAAATTAATAGACCCAAGGCTCACTTGTGGTGTCCACCTGGGCTAAAGATTTCCCAGATTAAATTTGCTAGTTATGGATTGCCTCAGGGAACTTGTGGAAACTATAGAGAGGGAAGCTGCCATGCTCACAGATCATATGATGCTCCTGAAAAG AACTGCATTGGCAAGCAATCTTGCTCTGTGACTGTAGCTGCTGAAGTTTTTGGGGGAGACCCATGTCCGGGAACTCCAAAGAAGTTGTCCCTTGAGGCACTATGCAGCTAG
- the LOC108322725 gene encoding beta-galactosidase isoform X2, whose amino-acid sequence MSFKHMCFGMDTNLLLERYDLVKFIKVVQQAGLYLHLRIGPFVCAEWNFGGFPVWLKYVPGIAFRTDNEPFKAAMRNFTEKIVNMMKAEKLFQTQGGPIIMSQIENEFGPVEWEIGAPGKAYAQWAAQMAVGLDTGVPWIMCKQEDAPDPVINTCNGYYCENFTPNKEYKPKMWTENWSGWYTEFGGAVPRRPAEDMAFSVARFVQNGGSFVNYYMFHGGTNFDRTSGGPFIATSYDYDGLLDEYGLLNEPKWGHLRDLHKAIKLCEPALVSVDPNVTWPGQNLEVHVFKTSGTCAAFLGNYDTKSSATVTFGNGKYDLPPWSISILPDCKTEVFNTARVGAQSSLLKMTAVNTAFDWQSYNEEPASSNEDDPLTAYALWEQINITRDSTDYLWYMTDVNIDANEGFIKRGQSPVLTVMSAGHALHVFINGQLSGTVYGGLEFPKLTYSDRVKLRVGNNKLSLLSIAVGLPNVGIHFETWNAGVLGPVTLNGLNEGTRDLSKQKWSYKIGLKGEALNLNTVSGSSSVEWVEGSLLAKKQPLTWYKTTFSTPAGNDPLALDMISMGKGQVWINGKSIGRHWPGYIARGGCGECSYAGTYTEKKCQTNCGEPSQRWYHFPRSWLNPSGNYLVVFEEWGGDPSGISLVKRTTASVCSDIYEGQPTLKNRQMLASGKINRPKAHLWCPPGLKISQIKFASYGLPQGTCGNYREGSCHAHRSYDAPEKNCIGKQSCSVTVAAEVFGGDPCPGTPKKLSLEALCS is encoded by the exons ATGTCATTCAAACATATGTGTTTTGGAATGGACACGAACCTTCTCCTGGAAAG ATACGACCTGGTTAAGTTCATCAAGGTGGTGCAGCAGGCTGGTCTCTATCTTCATCTCCGTATTGGTCCCTTCGTATGTGCTGAGTGGAACTTTGG GGGGTTTCCTGTTTGGCTCAAGTATGTTCCGGGAATTGCTTTCAGAACAGACAATGAACCTTTTAAG GCGGCAATGCGAAATTTTACTGAGAAGATTGTGAACATGATGAAGGCGGAGAAATTGTTCCAGACTCAGGGAGGTCCTATAATTATGTCACAG ATAGAAAACGAATTTGGACCAGTGGAGTGGGAAATTGGTGCTCCTGGAAAAGCTTATGCCCAATGGGCTGCTCAAATGGCTGTGGGTTTAGATACTGGTGTCCCCTGGATTATGTGCAAGCAAGAAGATGCTCCGGATCCTGTT ATTAACACCTGCAATGGATACTACTGTGAAAACTTCACTCCTAACAAGGAGTACAAACCCAAAATGTGGACAGAGAACTGGAGTGGCTG GTACACTGAGTTTGGTGGCGCGGTTCCTCGTAGACCTGCAGAAGACATGGCCTTCTCAGTTGCAAGATTCGTACAGAATGGTGGTTCATTTGTTAATTACTACATG TTCCATGGAGGAACTAACTTTGATCGGACATCAGGTGGCCCCTTTATTGCCACCAGCTATGACTATGATGGTCTCCTTGATGAATACG GACTTTTAAATGAGCCAAAATGGGGGCATTTGAGGGATTTGCATAAAGCAATAAAGCTGTGTGAGCCAGCTTTAGTGTCTGTAGATCCCAATGTGACATGGCCTGGTCAAAACCTTGAG GTACATGTGTTCAAGACTTCTGGTACTTGTGCTGCATTCCTAGGAAACTATGACACCAAATCTTCCGCTACAGTTACATttggaaatggaaaatatgACCTACCACCTTGGTCTATCAGCATCCTTCCTGATTGCAAAACTGAAGTTTTCAACACTGCAAGA GTTGGTGCTCAAAGCTCTCTGCTGAAGATGACTGCTGTGAACACTGCATTTGATTGGCAGTCATACAATGAAGAGCCAGCATCGTCCAATGAAGATGATCCCTTAACAGCATATGCACTCTGGGAGCAGATTAATATCACCCGAGATTCCACAGATTATTTGTGGTATATGACAGA TGTCAATATTGATGCAAATGAAGGTTTTATAAAGAGAGGACAATCTCCTGTTCTTACCGTGATGTCAGCTGGCCATGCTTTGCATGTTTTCATCAATGGTCAACTTTCAG GTACTGTGTATGGAGGATTGGAGTTCCCTAAATTAACATATAGTGACAGAGTGAAGCTGAGGGTTGGCAATAATAAGCTATCTTTACTAAGTATTGCCGTCGGTCTCCCG AATGTTGGGATTCACTTTGAGACATGGAATGCTGGGGTGTTAGGCCCAGTCACACTAAATGGTCTAAATGAGGGGACTAGAGACTTGTCTAAACAGAAATGGTCTTACAAG ATTGGTCTCAAGGGAGAAGCCTTAAACCTTAACACTGTAAGTGGGAGTAGCTCAGTTGAATGGGTAGAAGGATCATTATTGGCTAAAAAACAGCCTTTGACATGGTACAAG ACAACTTTTAGCACACCAGCAGGCAATGATCCATTGGCTCTGGACATGATTAGCATGGGAAAGGGCCAAGTATGGATAAATGGTAAAAGCATTGGACGCCATTGGCCTGGATATATAGCACGCGGTGGTTGTGGGGAATGTTCCTACGCTGGAACTTACACTGAGAAAAAATGCCAGACAAACTGTGGAGAGCCCTCCCAGAGATG GTACCATTTTCCTCGGTCGTGGCTGAACCCAAGTGGGAACTACCTGGTTGTGTTTGAAGAATGGGGAGGAGACCCTAGTGGAATTTCTTTGGTGAAAAGAACAACAGCAAGTGTTTGTTCTGATATATATGAAGGGCAACCAACTCTTAAGAACAGGCAGATGCTGGCCAGTGGCAAAATTAATAGACCCAAGGCTCACTTGTGGTGTCCACCTGGGCTAAAGATTTCCCAGATTAAATTTGCTAGTTATGGATTGCCTCAGGGAACTTGTGGAAACTATAGAGAGGGAAGCTGCCATGCTCACAGATCATATGATGCTCCTGAAAAG AACTGCATTGGCAAGCAATCTTGCTCTGTGACTGTAGCTGCTGAAGTTTTTGGGGGAGACCCATGTCCGGGAACTCCAAAGAAGTTGTCCCTTGAGGCACTATGCAGCTAG